One genomic window of Eriocheir sinensis breed Jianghai 21 chromosome 57, ASM2467909v1, whole genome shotgun sequence includes the following:
- the LOC126984858 gene encoding uncharacterized protein LOC126984858 isoform X13 gives MGGRGRGGRGREGCSREGKASPRTGREGKGRQSKGRKSQGRKRESNVVWLGVVWLGMVYGVWCDWVWFVVWLGMVWCVVRLGMVWFVVGLGVVWCGVVCGEAGCGVWCGWVWCGVVGLGMVWCGVVWCVVRLGMVWCGWVWCGVVCGAAGFGVVWCVVRLGMVWCGVWCGWVWCGVVCGAAGFGVVCGVAGYGVVWCVVQLGLVWCVVWLGMVWCGVWCSWVWCGVVCGAAGCGVVWQDLTRRLFLPRCWWCLQKDKQDPDGDIIMRLEYGLLNSSSLELIEQPTCTSPV, from the exons atgggagggagaggaaggggaggaagaggaagggaaggctgcagtagggaagggaaggctagcccaagaacgggaagggaaggaaagggaaggcagagcaagggaaggaaatcccaaggaaggaaaagggagagtaatgtggtgtggctgggtgtggtgtggctgggtatggtgtatggtgtgtggtgtgactgggtgtggtttgtggtgtggctgggtatggtgtggtgtgtggtgcggctgggtatggtgtggtttgtggtggggctgggtgtggtatggtgtggtgtggtatgtggtgaggctgggtgtggtgtgtggtgtggctgggtgtggtgtggtgtggtggggctgggtatggtgtggtgtggtgtggtgtggtgtgtggtgcggctgggtatggtgtggtgtggctgggtatggtgtggtgtggtgtgtggtgcggctgggtttggtgtggtgtggtgtgtggtgcggctgggtatggtgtggtgtggtgtgtggtgcggctgggtatggtgtggtgtggtgtgtggtgcagctgggtttggtgtggtgtgtggtgtggctgggtatggtgtggtgtggtgtgtggtgcagctgggtttggtgtggtgtgtggtgtggctgggtatggtgtggtgtggtgtgtggtgcagctgggtatggtgtggtgtggtgtgtggtgcggctgggtgtggtgtggtgtggcaggatttgactcggcgactttttttacctcgctgttggtggtgtttgcagaaggacaagcaggacccggacggtgacatcattatgaggcttgagtacggtctcctgaactcctcgtccctggagctgattg AGCAACCCACGTGTACCTCCCCAGTCTAA
- the LOC126984858 gene encoding uncharacterized protein LOC126984858 isoform X14, which yields MGGRGRGGRGREGCSREGKASPRTGREGKGRQSKGRKSQGRKRESNVVWLGVVWLGMVYGVWCDWVWFVVWLGMVWCVVRLGMVWFVVGLGVVWCGVVCGEAGCGVWCGWVWCGVVGLGMVWCGVVWCVVRLGMVWCGWVWCGVVCGAAGFGVVWCVVRLGMVWCGVWCGWVWCGVVCGAAGFGVVCGVAGYGVVWCVVQLGLVWCVVWLGMVWCGVWCSWVWCGVVCGAAGCGVVWQDLTRRLFLPRCWWCLQKDKQDPDGDIIMRLEYGLLNSSSLELIAITVRSS from the coding sequence atgggagggagaggaaggggaggaagaggaagggaaggctgcagtagggaagggaaggctagcccaagaacgggaagggaaggaaagggaaggcagagcaagggaaggaaatcccaaggaaggaaaagggagagtaatgtggtgtggctgggtgtggtgtggctgggtatggtgtatggtgtgtggtgtgactgggtgtggtttgtggtgtggctgggtatggtgtggtgtgtggtgcggctgggtatggtgtggtttgtggtggggctgggtgtggtatggtgtggtgtggtatgtggtgaggctgggtgtggtgtgtggtgtggctgggtgtggtgtggtgtggtggggctgggtatggtgtggtgtggtgtggtgtggtgtgtggtgcggctgggtatggtgtggtgtggctgggtatggtgtggtgtggtgtgtggtgcggctgggtttggtgtggtgtggtgtgtggtgcggctgggtatggtgtggtgtggtgtgtggtgcggctgggtatggtgtggtgtggtgtgtggtgcagctgggtttggtgtggtgtgtggtgtggctgggtatggtgtggtgtggtgtgtggtgcagctgggtttggtgtggtgtgtggtgtggctgggtatggtgtggtgtggtgtgtggtgcagctgggtatggtgtggtgtggtgtgtggtgcggctgggtgtggtgtggtgtggcaggatttgactcggcgactttttttacctcgctgttggtggtgtttgcagaaggacaagcaggacccggacggtgacatcattatgaggcttgagtacggtctcctgaactcctcgtccctggagctgattg
- the LOC126984858 gene encoding uncharacterized protein LOC126984858 isoform X16, with amino-acid sequence MGGRGRGGRGREGCSREGKASPRTGREGKGRQSKGRKSQGRKRESNVVWLGVVWLGMVYGVWCDWVWFVVWLGMVWCVVRLGMVWFVVGLGVVWCGVVCGEAGCGVWCGWVWCGVVGLGMVWCGVVWCVVRLGMVWCGWVWCGVVCGAAGFGVVWCVVRLGMVWCGVWCGWVWCGVVCGAAGFGVVCGVAGYGVVWCVVQLGLVWCVVWLGMVWCGVWCSWVWCGVVCGAAGCGVVWQDLTRRLFLPRCWWCLQKDKQDPDGDIIMRLEYGLLNSSSLELIVRSS; translated from the coding sequence atgggagggagaggaaggggaggaagaggaagggaaggctgcagtagggaagggaaggctagcccaagaacgggaagggaaggaaagggaaggcagagcaagggaaggaaatcccaaggaaggaaaagggagagtaatgtggtgtggctgggtgtggtgtggctgggtatggtgtatggtgtgtggtgtgactgggtgtggtttgtggtgtggctgggtatggtgtggtgtgtggtgcggctgggtatggtgtggtttgtggtggggctgggtgtggtatggtgtggtgtggtatgtggtgaggctgggtgtggtgtgtggtgtggctgggtgtggtgtggtgtggtggggctgggtatggtgtggtgtggtgtggtgtggtgtgtggtgcggctgggtatggtgtggtgtggctgggtatggtgtggtgtggtgtgtggtgcggctgggtttggtgtggtgtggtgtgtggtgcggctgggtatggtgtggtgtggtgtgtggtgcggctgggtatggtgtggtgtggtgtgtggtgcagctgggtttggtgtggtgtgtggtgtggctgggtatggtgtggtgtggtgtgtggtgcagctgggtttggtgtggtgtgtggtgtggctgggtatggtgtggtgtggtgtgtggtgcagctgggtatggtgtggtgtggtgtgtggtgcggctgggtgtggtgtggtgtggcaggatttgactcggcgactttttttacctcgctgttggtggtgtttgcagaaggacaagcaggacccggacggtgacatcattatgaggcttgagtacggtctcctgaactcctcgtccctggagctgattg